Proteins encoded together in one Pseudomonadota bacterium window:
- a CDS encoding tetratricopeptide repeat protein: MARKPDTPQPGNAPGGAASSQSDVFMREVDDALRGDELAMFWQRYGRWLITAVVLGLAALAGWLFYQNSVEEAAGVKSEEFVSAVDAMKRGNLEGAMTALKPLESADQPGYQALAALTSAGILAQQGKTREAVAAFAGLAANEDAPEAYRNLALIRQTAIEFDTVEPETVISRLEPLAVPGNPWFGSAGEMVALAHLQMDKPELAGPLFAELAKDEKVIETIRERSKQMAGLLGIDAVIDLEDDQGGAATADQEEEG; the protein is encoded by the coding sequence GTGGCGCGTAAACCGGATACGCCGCAGCCGGGCAATGCTCCGGGCGGTGCAGCATCAAGCCAAAGCGATGTTTTCATGCGCGAAGTTGACGACGCGCTGCGCGGCGACGAGCTGGCGATGTTCTGGCAGCGCTATGGCCGCTGGCTGATTACGGCAGTCGTTCTCGGGCTCGCCGCGCTCGCTGGCTGGTTGTTCTACCAGAACAGTGTAGAGGAGGCGGCCGGGGTCAAAAGCGAGGAGTTTGTCTCCGCTGTCGATGCCATGAAGCGCGGCAATCTCGAAGGCGCGATGACAGCGCTGAAACCACTCGAATCCGCGGATCAACCAGGCTATCAGGCGCTTGCAGCGTTGACCAGCGCGGGAATATTGGCCCAACAGGGCAAGACCAGGGAGGCGGTCGCTGCCTTTGCCGGGCTGGCCGCCAATGAGGACGCGCCAGAAGCCTATCGCAATCTCGCACTGATCCGCCAGACCGCGATCGAGTTCGACACGGTGGAACCCGAAACCGTCATCAGCCGCCTTGAGCCGCTGGCCGTACCGGGCAATCCATGGTTCGGTAGTGCTGGCGAAATGGTGGCACTGGCGCATCTGCAGATGGACAAGCCAGAGCTGGCAGGCCCATTATTCGCCGAGCTGGCGAAGGATGAAAAGGTTATCGAAACCATCCGCGAGCGATCGAAACAGATGGCCGGGCTGCTTGGGATCGATGCGGTGATCGATCTGGAGGATGATCAAGGGGGCGCTGCAACCGCAGATCAAGAGGAAGAGGGATGA
- a CDS encoding PQQ-binding-like beta-propeller repeat protein — protein sequence MISAKSVAAGALALLLAGCGVLGGSDKPKQTPTIGNRTAILSNAEASAEVDSTISGLSVLLPAPARNTAWAQPGGNAAKSVGHVALGDSLSLAWRAQIAGSSKRERLASEPVSANGRLYVYDTAARVYAFDLASGARVWSSALSVEGDGSNTVFGGGVSVDGSRVYATTGFGEVAALNTDSGELLWRVKPAGPLRGAPTVAFNSVYVMTQDNQLYSLSATDGSVQWSRQGTAGRAGVFGVAAPAVGQGTIIAGYSSGELNAYRYENGRELWSDALARTRISTSVATLSDIDADPIVDRGRVYALGEGGRMAAYELTVGQRIWEINIAGISTPALAGEWLFVLTDDARMLCIARSTGKVRWIAQLQQWRDEKDKQGAISWTGPVLAGNRLIAASSDGQIAAVSPNEGAINILFDLDKPITVPPIVVDNTLIVLDDSGRLSAYR from the coding sequence ATGATTTCCGCTAAATCGGTGGCCGCTGGCGCTCTGGCGCTGCTGCTTGCCGGATGTGGTGTATTGGGCGGCAGCGACAAGCCGAAACAGACCCCGACTATCGGCAATCGCACCGCGATATTGAGCAATGCCGAAGCCAGTGCCGAGGTGGACTCGACAATTAGCGGCCTGTCGGTACTGCTTCCGGCACCGGCGCGCAACACTGCCTGGGCCCAGCCTGGTGGCAATGCTGCCAAGTCGGTCGGCCATGTTGCGCTGGGAGACAGCCTGTCGCTAGCCTGGAGAGCGCAGATAGCAGGATCGAGCAAGCGTGAGCGCCTCGCCTCGGAGCCGGTGTCTGCCAATGGTCGTCTGTATGTTTATGATACCGCCGCCAGGGTCTATGCCTTTGATCTCGCCAGCGGTGCCCGGGTCTGGAGCTCTGCCCTCTCGGTCGAGGGCGATGGCAGCAACACCGTCTTTGGCGGTGGTGTCAGCGTCGACGGCAGCCGTGTCTATGCGACCACGGGTTTCGGTGAAGTCGCGGCGCTGAATACCGATAGCGGCGAACTGCTATGGCGCGTCAAACCCGCCGGACCGCTGCGCGGCGCACCGACAGTGGCGTTCAACTCGGTCTATGTCATGACCCAGGACAACCAGCTTTATTCGCTCTCCGCCACCGATGGCTCGGTGCAGTGGAGCCGTCAGGGTACGGCCGGGCGTGCTGGTGTGTTCGGCGTTGCCGCCCCTGCAGTTGGTCAGGGCACGATCATCGCCGGCTATTCGTCGGGCGAACTGAACGCCTATCGCTATGAAAATGGCCGCGAGCTGTGGTCCGACGCGCTGGCGCGGACCCGGATTTCGACTTCGGTTGCAACGCTTTCCGATATCGACGCCGACCCGATTGTCGATCGCGGCCGTGTTTATGCGCTGGGCGAAGGTGGACGCATGGCGGCCTATGAGCTGACGGTGGGCCAGCGTATCTGGGAGATCAACATTGCCGGTATCTCGACCCCGGCACTGGCGGGCGAATGGCTTTTCGTGCTCACCGATGATGCGCGCATGCTGTGTATCGCCCGGTCGACCGGCAAGGTGCGCTGGATCGCGCAATTGCAGCAATGGCGCGACGAGAAGGACAAGCAGGGTGCAATCAGCTGGACCGGCCCGGTTCTCGCCGGCAATCGCCTGATTGCCGCGTCTTCGGATGGCCAGATCGCCGCTGTCTCCCCCAATGAAGGGGCAATCAACATCTTGTTCGATCTCGACAAGCCGATCACCGTGCCGCCGATCGTTGTCGACAATACGCTGATTGTTCTGGATGACAGCGGGCGGCTCAGCGCCTATCGCTGA
- the der gene encoding ribosome biogenesis GTPase Der — protein sequence MLPEIVIIGRPNVGKSTLFNRLVGKRLALVDDQPGVTRDRRVGEAELLGLKFSIVDTAGYEDEDPETLPGRMRQQTEAAVAGAAATLFVVDARAGITPLDEEIARWLRTVKTPIVLVANKAEGKAAESGLLESYALGFGDPVALSAEHGEGLADLFGAIREPVEQAMLALEQGSDAAEALQKPELDVVVAEDAPDEEFVPSEEELGALQLAIVGRPNAGKSTLINTMLGEDRLITGPEAGITRDSIAVNWEWTDRDGDVREVRLIDTAGMRKRAKVIEKLEKMSVADARRAIDFAEVVVLLLDATKGLEAQDLKIADHVLQEGRALIVAINKWDVAENASALFNGIRAALDDGLAQIRGVPVITVSAMTGKGIDPLLSAAFEVRRSWSRRIPTSLLNRWFDDALDANPPPAPGGKRIKLRFITQAKTRPPGFVLFGTRLDALPESYKRYLINGIRRDLGFDAVPVRLTLRSPKNPYHTRQKDRD from the coding sequence ATGCTGCCCGAAATAGTCATTATCGGCCGTCCCAATGTCGGCAAGTCGACGCTGTTCAACCGGCTGGTGGGCAAGCGGCTGGCGCTGGTCGATGACCAGCCGGGGGTAACCCGCGATCGCCGCGTGGGTGAGGCCGAACTGCTGGGACTGAAATTCAGTATCGTCGATACGGCCGGTTATGAAGATGAGGATCCCGAGACACTGCCGGGCCGGATGCGCCAGCAGACCGAGGCTGCGGTGGCCGGAGCAGCGGCGACGCTGTTCGTTGTCGATGCCCGTGCCGGGATCACGCCGCTGGATGAGGAAATCGCCCGCTGGCTGCGTACTGTGAAGACGCCGATCGTGCTGGTCGCCAACAAGGCCGAGGGCAAGGCCGCAGAGAGCGGTCTGCTGGAAAGCTATGCGCTCGGTTTTGGCGATCCGGTGGCGCTGAGCGCCGAGCATGGCGAGGGCCTGGCCGATCTCTTCGGCGCTATTCGTGAGCCCGTGGAACAGGCAATGCTGGCGCTGGAGCAGGGTTCTGACGCGGCTGAAGCGTTGCAGAAGCCTGAGCTTGACGTGGTGGTTGCCGAGGACGCGCCCGATGAGGAGTTCGTGCCCAGCGAGGAAGAGCTGGGGGCCTTGCAGTTGGCGATTGTCGGGCGCCCCAATGCCGGTAAATCGACACTGATCAACACAATGCTCGGCGAGGACCGGCTGATTACCGGACCAGAGGCCGGCATTACCCGTGACAGTATCGCGGTGAACTGGGAATGGACCGACAGGGACGGTGACGTCCGCGAGGTGCGGCTGATCGACACCGCCGGCATGCGCAAGCGCGCCAAAGTGATCGAGAAGCTGGAAAAAATGTCGGTTGCCGATGCCAGGCGCGCTATTGATTTTGCCGAGGTTGTGGTGCTGTTGCTCGATGCCACCAAGGGGCTTGAGGCGCAGGACCTGAAAATTGCCGATCATGTGCTGCAGGAGGGGCGGGCGCTGATCGTCGCGATCAACAAATGGGATGTCGCGGAGAATGCCAGTGCATTGTTCAATGGCATACGCGCCGCGCTTGATGACGGGCTGGCGCAGATACGCGGGGTTCCGGTGATCACCGTGTCGGCGATGACGGGAAAGGGTATCGATCCGCTTCTCTCTGCTGCCTTCGAGGTGCGACGCAGCTGGTCGCGGCGTATTCCAACCTCGTTGTTGAACCGCTGGTTCGACGATGCGCTCGACGCCAATCCGCCGCCAGCGCCCGGCGGCAAGCGGATCAAATTGCGCTTCATCACCCAGGCCAAGACGCGACCGCCCGGCTTTGTGCTGTTCGGTACCCGGCTCGACGCGCTGCCCGAAAGCTATAAACGTTATCTGATAAACGGCATCAGGCGCGACCTGGGCTTTGATGCGGTTCCGGTGCGGCTGACACTGCGCAGCCCCAAAAATCCTTATCATACGCGCCAGAAAGACCGCGACTAG